One Tamlana carrageenivorans genomic region harbors:
- a CDS encoding acyltransferase family protein produces MATSKRIASVDILRGLTIVAMILVNTPGDWGYVYAPLLHATWHGLTPTDLIFPFFLYIVGISIYYAYKNKANSRDTYKKIGIRSLKLIGLGLFLNVFTPLFPFVEHMETFRIPGVLQRIGIVFFIVSIIYLNCNWKQILAICLTILLGYYLFLGFVPLPNGALPTFNRAENNWANYIDLQLLGNHMWQPDYDPEGILSTIPSVASCLIGVLIAKVLDGLAPLKPLLITAFALLISGYGFSLIFPINKAIWSSSFVLVTSGWGTLILAVIYYFRDIKEYQFGSIFKYVGTNAITIYFLSSFISKCMYSIKLGENHNIHSWLYQSLFFPELISAKLASLLYALVVVAFYVLLGYIMFQKKIFIKV; encoded by the coding sequence ATGGCAACTAGCAAACGTATAGCCTCTGTTGATATTTTAAGGGGTTTAACCATTGTGGCTATGATTTTGGTAAATACACCTGGCGATTGGGGGTATGTTTATGCCCCTTTGCTTCATGCAACATGGCACGGCCTTACCCCTACCGATCTCATTTTTCCATTTTTTTTATACATCGTTGGGATTTCAATCTACTACGCCTATAAAAACAAAGCCAACTCGAGGGACACCTATAAAAAAATAGGCATAAGAAGTTTAAAACTTATTGGACTAGGCCTATTTTTAAATGTATTCACTCCCTTATTTCCTTTTGTTGAACACATGGAGACCTTTAGAATACCAGGGGTGCTTCAACGTATTGGCATTGTATTTTTTATTGTATCGATTATATACCTTAACTGCAATTGGAAACAAATTTTAGCTATTTGCTTAACCATACTGTTAGGGTATTATTTATTTTTAGGTTTTGTTCCTTTACCAAACGGCGCCTTACCAACTTTTAATCGCGCTGAAAACAACTGGGCGAACTACATCGACTTACAGCTTTTAGGAAACCATATGTGGCAACCCGACTACGACCCAGAAGGTATTTTAAGCACCATTCCCAGCGTAGCATCTTGCCTAATAGGCGTTTTAATTGCTAAGGTTTTAGATGGTCTTGCTCCACTAAAACCATTGCTTATAACAGCCTTTGCTTTGCTAATTTCTGGTTATGGTTTTAGTTTGATATTCCCAATTAATAAAGCCATATGGAGCAGCAGCTTTGTATTGGTTACTAGTGGATGGGGCACGCTAATTCTTGCGGTCATTTACTATTTTAGAGACATAAAAGAGTATCAGTTTGGTAGTATTTTTAAATATGTTGGCACCAATGCCATTACCATATATTTTCTATCTAGCTTCATTTCAAAATGTATGTACAGCATTAAACTGGGCGAAAACCATAACATCCATTCATGGCTTTACCAATCCTTATTTTTCCCCGAGCTTATCAGTGCAAAACTCGCTTCGTTACTTTACGCCCTTGTTGTCGTTGCTTTTTATGTACTTCTAGGGTATATTATGTTTCAGAAAAAGATATTTATAAAGGTTTAA
- a CDS encoding sugar MFS transporter, which produces MTNNQTTTSPASRNTFVPILIIAGLFFIFGFVTWINGALIPFMKTINELTDAQSYLVASASYISFVVMALPASYIINKIGYKKGMSLGLIIMAVGALVFIPAAEARTYWMFLSAIFIQGAGMTLLQTASNPYITILGPIESAAKRIAIMGIANKVAGALGSVIFGTILLSGIDEIKEKLTTVSDSEKANLLNTMADSVVTPYIIMAVILVVLGVLILKAPLPNVEAEPIKPSNTEEVAKTSIFQFPHLWLGVLALFLYVGVEVIAGDTIISYGISLNIPVEQSKYFTLYTLFAMVGTYAVGVFLIPKYISQVTALKASAVLGLLFSLCIIFTTGITSVYFVAALGIANALVWPAIWPLALNGLGKFTETASALLIMAISGGAIIPPLYGALVDSKKEALISLGNDTVAATAEAASYGYWILLPCYAFILYYAFIGHKSGLKKS; this is translated from the coding sequence ATGACTAATAACCAAACAACGACCTCACCTGCGTCAAGAAACACTTTTGTGCCTATTTTAATCATAGCAGGACTCTTTTTTATATTCGGATTTGTAACTTGGATTAATGGAGCGCTCATTCCATTTATGAAAACCATTAATGAGCTTACCGACGCTCAATCTTATTTAGTGGCCTCTGCATCTTATATTTCCTTTGTAGTTATGGCTTTGCCTGCTTCCTATATCATCAATAAAATTGGCTATAAAAAAGGGATGTCCTTAGGATTAATAATCATGGCTGTTGGCGCCCTAGTATTTATTCCTGCCGCTGAAGCCAGAACCTATTGGATGTTTTTAAGCGCCATTTTTATTCAAGGAGCTGGAATGACCTTACTGCAAACGGCTTCAAACCCATACATTACCATTTTAGGGCCTATTGAAAGTGCTGCAAAACGCATCGCCATTATGGGGATTGCTAACAAAGTAGCAGGAGCTCTAGGCTCTGTAATTTTTGGTACTATTTTACTTTCTGGAATTGATGAGATTAAAGAAAAACTTACAACTGTTAGCGATTCTGAAAAGGCTAACCTTTTAAATACCATGGCCGATAGTGTCGTAACACCATACATCATAATGGCAGTCATTTTAGTGGTACTAGGTGTACTTATATTAAAAGCGCCGCTTCCAAACGTTGAGGCAGAACCTATAAAACCATCGAACACCGAAGAAGTTGCTAAAACGAGTATTTTTCAGTTTCCGCATTTATGGTTAGGGGTTTTAGCCTTATTTCTTTATGTTGGTGTAGAAGTGATTGCAGGCGACACCATCATCTCTTATGGTATTTCCTTAAATATTCCAGTTGAGCAATCTAAGTATTTTACGCTATATACCCTTTTTGCAATGGTAGGAACTTATGCTGTTGGCGTTTTTTTAATCCCTAAATATATCAGTCAGGTGACAGCCTTAAAAGCCAGTGCCGTTTTAGGACTCTTGTTTTCTCTTTGTATCATTTTCACAACAGGCATAACATCGGTATATTTTGTTGCGGCTCTAGGTATTGCAAATGCCCTAGTTTGGCCTGCTATTTGGCCTTTAGCGCTTAATGGTTTAGGGAAATTTACAGAAACAGCCTCTGCCCTTTTAATTATGGCTATTTCGGGAGGTGCGATCATTCCACCACTTTATGGGGCTTTGGTAGACTCTAAAAAAGAAGCCTTAATATCTCTTGGAAATGATACGGTTGCGGCTACTGCCGAAGCGGCTTCTTATGGCTACTGGATTTTATTACCATGTTATGCTTTCATACTGTATTATGCATTCATAGGTCACAAATCCGGACTAAAAAAATCTTAA
- a CDS encoding LytR/AlgR family response regulator transcription factor codes for MKIKCIIIDDEPLAITVIESHLKNFDHIEIVETFNNPLKAYRVLEQQKIDVIFLDINMPQMTGFSFIDNLSSKPLIVITTAYREYAIKSFELNILDYLVKPIPFNRFLKTVNKIYQQVYVNNMAIDASLQQEPHIFLKVNKKLLKINLNDILYIESLKDYIKVITKLGDYVVHKSLSAITEELPHSNFMRIHRSYTVSINKISALEGNTIEISNRKIPIGRNYIKQAKERIFNINDDKEN; via the coding sequence ATGAAAATTAAATGCATTATCATTGATGACGAACCACTTGCTATCACAGTAATTGAAAGTCATTTAAAAAACTTTGATCATATAGAAATTGTTGAAACTTTTAATAACCCGCTAAAGGCTTATCGTGTTTTAGAACAGCAAAAAATTGATGTCATTTTTCTAGACATTAATATGCCACAAATGACAGGTTTCAGCTTTATAGATAACCTAAGTTCTAAACCGCTAATCGTTATTACCACAGCGTATCGCGAGTATGCCATAAAAAGCTTTGAACTCAATATTCTAGACTACTTGGTAAAGCCGATTCCTTTTAATCGTTTTTTAAAAACCGTTAATAAAATTTACCAACAGGTTTATGTGAATAATATGGCTATAGATGCTAGTTTACAGCAAGAGCCACACATCTTTCTTAAGGTTAACAAAAAGCTTTTAAAAATAAACTTAAACGACATTTTATATATCGAAAGCCTTAAAGATTATATAAAAGTCATTACCAAACTGGGCGATTATGTGGTTCATAAATCGTTATCGGCTATTACCGAAGAACTGCCCCACTCTAATTTCATGCGTATTCACAGATCGTATACGGTTTCTATCAATAAAATAAGTGCTTTGGAAGGAAACACTATAGAAATTTCTAACCGAAAAATCCCAATTGGACGCAACTATATCAAACAAGCTAAAGAGCGGATTTTCAACATAAACGACGATAAAGAAAACTAA
- a CDS encoding sensor histidine kinase: protein MSYFLFNFVRWGSYFNDYWYSLKSNLVEFPIHIIIVYINIYYLIPRFILRKKYWTYILYLVIALFMVYLVRTGLNYVLVTKDIWPEAETPAEFMSLNHIIAVILGELYVIGFTTAIKIVIDWSIEKRLNEDLAKLQMSTELKYLRTQIQPHFFFNTLNNLYALTLSKSDNAPNLVLKLSDMMQYILYEVNSSKASLLKEINHINNFIEIERIRFNDRVHAEMDITGDIEDICVPPLLLLSFVENCFKHGMKQNDQLKIHMSFEVLNSGYLVINITNNFNPNVLNTENSGIGNQNAKRRLNLLFSNNYILDSTVEDNMYKLYLKIPT, encoded by the coding sequence TTGAGCTACTTCCTTTTCAACTTTGTACGTTGGGGAAGTTATTTTAATGATTATTGGTATTCGCTAAAATCTAATTTAGTTGAGTTTCCTATTCATATTATTATAGTATATATCAACATCTATTATTTAATTCCGCGTTTTATTCTTCGAAAAAAATACTGGACTTACATCTTATATTTAGTTATTGCCCTTTTTATGGTGTATTTGGTTAGAACCGGTTTAAACTATGTTTTAGTCACAAAAGACATTTGGCCAGAAGCAGAAACCCCAGCCGAGTTTATGTCTTTAAACCATATTATTGCGGTAATTTTAGGAGAACTGTATGTGATTGGGTTTACAACCGCCATTAAAATCGTTATCGATTGGTCTATTGAAAAACGTTTGAATGAAGATTTGGCTAAATTACAAATGAGTACCGAGCTGAAATATTTACGTACACAAATTCAGCCACATTTCTTTTTTAACACCTTAAACAATCTGTATGCCTTAACACTAAGTAAATCGGATAATGCCCCAAACTTAGTTTTAAAGTTATCCGACATGATGCAATACATACTTTATGAAGTAAATAGCTCGAAAGCAAGTTTGTTAAAAGAAATAAATCATATAAATAATTTCATTGAAATAGAACGTATCCGTTTTAACGATCGTGTACATGCAGAAATGGATATTACGGGCGATATCGAAGACATATGTGTACCACCATTATTACTACTTTCCTTTGTTGAAAATTGTTTTAAACATGGGATGAAACAAAACGATCAACTTAAAATTCATATGAGTTTTGAAGTATTAAACTCAGGCTATTTAGTAATCAATATCACTAATAATTTTAATCCGAATGTACTAAACACCGAAAACAGTGGCATTGGTAACCAAAATGCTAAACGACGACTCAATCTACTTTTTTCTAATAATTATATACTAGATTCGACGGTAGAAGATAACATGTATAAACTGTATTTAAAAATACCTACTTAA